A stretch of Phoenix dactylifera cultivar Barhee BC4 chromosome 16, palm_55x_up_171113_PBpolish2nd_filt_p, whole genome shotgun sequence DNA encodes these proteins:
- the LOC103697096 gene encoding uncharacterized protein LOC103697096 yields the protein MNESAESNLTDLQLKPLEFVGGVEATSTLKSASTSRAKIFHVTTHKSQAPRQLGKKPRSKVEVSGIFATFAGTLVVHVTPSSWPKLEVTWPRDSRPFCLRPLLLPLYKSRHLQTPSTQLDPRSRDLKTASLIPPLSFVLAALFAIVYSFCALKGSRMAASATLHSYMGGLMPRVGSRSGSTGLRSTYLLPRQHPMRIRCQAEDQRQPAQIPTSKPKAKESTKFSDVLAFSGPAPERINGRLAMVGFVSALAVELVRGDDLAAQLMNGGLPWFAATAVLWSVASLVPLFKGVSVQSKSDGLMTADAELWNGRFAMMGLVALAFTEYLKGGPLV from the exons ATGAATGAATCAGCTGAATCCAACTTGACCGACTTGCAGCTCAAGCCCCTTGAATTCGTGGGAGGAGTAGAGGCCACCTCGACGCTCAAAAGTGCTTCCACTTCGCGCGCCAAAATCTTCCACGTTACCACCCACAAGTCACAAGCTCCAAGACAGCTGGGGAAGAAACCCCGGAGCAAGGTCGAGGTCTCTGGAATCTTCGCCACCTTCGCCGGTACCCTTGTTGTCCACGTGACACCGAGTTCGTGGCCCAAATTGGAGGTGACGTGGCCTCGTGACAGCCGCCCTTTCTGTCTACgtcctcttctcctccccctCTATAAATCTCGCCACCTACAAACGCCTTCGACCCAACTCGACCCAAGATCTCGAGATCTCAAAACAGCATCTTTGATTCCTCCACTTTCTTTTGTTCTCGCTGCTCTTTTTGCTATCGTATACTCCTTCTGTGCTCTTAAAGGCTCGAGGATGGCCGCTTCAGCGACACTTCACTCCTACATGGGAGGCCTCATGCCACGTGTTGGCTCGAGGAGCGGCTCTACGGGCCTTCGTTCCACTTATTTGCTGCCACGTCAGCATCCCATGCGCATTCGCTGCCAAGCTGAG GATCAGCGACAGCCGGCTCAGATCCCTACTTCAAAGCCCAAAGCCAAG GAGAGCACAAAATTTTCAGACGTACTAGCATTCAGCGGGCCGGCACCGGAGAGGATCAATGGAAGGTTAGCAATGGTTGGTTTCGTCTCAGCCTTGGCGGTCGAGTTGGTGAGGGGCGACGATCTTGCAGCGCAGCTAATGAATGGTGGGTTGCCATGGTTTGCGGCCACTGCAGTCCTGTGGTCAGTGGCTTCTCTGGTGCCGCTGTTCAAGGGTGTGAGCGTGCAATCTAAGTCTGATGGCCTAATGACAGCTGATGCAGAGCTGTGGAATGGCCGGTTCGCCATGATGGGGTTGGTGGCGCTGGCTTTCACTGAATACTTGAAGGGAGGCCCTCTTGTGTAA